A window of Castanea sativa cultivar Marrone di Chiusa Pesio chromosome 8, ASM4071231v1 genomic DNA:
AAACAGTAAGTTTAAGCAATCAATCTGAGCCGTTAAAAATATCTGAATCATAGAATGGCAGCCGTTCGATCGATCATCGACGGTTGTCCCCACCACCAGTCGCCTTCTTTCATTGTAATGGCACAGGCAGCACTGAGAGCAAGTTGGCATTAATTTGGCTTTTCACAGCTTACCTCTTTGAGCTTTCATTTTGGACCGTCAGTTCCTTACCTCAACtagatatttattttgtttttctaaattttctgtCCACATTCGAGGACGGCAAGTGCAGTgcaaaatcacaaaaacaatGACTAGAAATATATAAAGGAATAAAAATGATGAGGGCATAAACTAAAgggaaaatatttattattgtttattaaatgaagatatattaaataaataacctaCGGCAATGGAAGCACGAGGGCCACCATATATGCCAGAAATAAGAAAAACTCAATTAACAATTGACTATCGTATTGAACAAATATAGCACATGTCGTTATTTGCCTCAAAcgactaaaattaaaataatcccTGATTAATGATTTTATAATCGAACacaaaaaatattcaacaataCCAGTGATGGCTCCagaaattttttgcaatttaagaaacttaaattatataatatctaataaaaaagatagttatattttattatcaatgTTGCAAGTTTAtccctttcaaaattttagttgaataaaattttttttttatttttctttttgtttgtaaaggCTCAATATATCgttaaaataaccaaaatttgACTGCAAGCTTAtccctttcaaaattttagttgaatcaaatttttctttgatttttctttttgtttgtaaagacccaatatattgttaaaatgaccaaagtttgactacaaatttagttgtagcctaaaactacaactttcactaaacaaattaacatagctacatattttgaaaatctaaccgctgaattgtttgtttttttatgttcttaaaacacatgACAATCGAATGTCATTTACTATttaatccataaacttattttttgcatataattttagattaaaaaacttgaaaattaaacatttgattgatgacataagcTATTTATCTTTAATCTTATTTGAagttttgcaagtatggaggatgtaagaagaaaaaaaatgtaatctaattgtGGAATTGTtcaaattcatatctaataaaaaaatattgagtggagttgtagccttaatctacaaccaagtttattactaaactttgtccaaaatttaattatattggaccaaaaaaaatttaggatggTCACatctttttttaagtaaaaaaaatcatgaaatttttaaattttatatataataatgactTTATCTTCCAGGggtggtcctgtgaccacccTGACTCTAACTTGGAGCCACTAGTGACCAATACCCCCCAATAACGTTTAGGTCAAAATTAGGGTGGCAATGTCTTACATGATTTGCAAATATTACACGATTTTTGTGTGGATTATATTTAGTGTTATTAAAGTTTTGTGTCAAATTATCAAATAAGGTCGATACATTTAACAAGAATAAATAGTTAAATCTGTTTTTACTTGCTTAACACACAATCAACCCAAAATGACTCTCAATTCATctataaaaatttcattttttatttaacacaaatttgaattttaaatataattgagtaatttaaagaattttaataGTTGAAGACTTGATGTAGgttatttgaatttgattttttcttagATTTTCTATTAAACATATTGAAACATGTTAGATCATGTCaacttatttaataaacaagttgTATTGTAGTTGATGGgttttgaaataattattaaatgtgtTGAGTTGAGATTGAGTTATGTATGTCAATACTCTCATCTTGACATGACAAGAATTTCCACCCCTAGGTCCTTCAaatgacaaatttttaaaaacatattttcaacaaaaacactACTTTGAATCCCTCTCCCTCACATTGAATGTATAACATATACAATCAGGAGAAATTATTAGGCCCACTAGGAGGATTGCTGACGTAGTCCCTTTTGACCTCCCAACCAAtaaaatgtcattatttatgcaaatgtgacatcatttgataatttttattttttattacttatgcTAATTAGGAAGCTCAATCACACATTTGCATAGATGACATTGTATCATTAGTTGGGAGGACCATGTTATCAATCCTCTTGGTGAACCTAATATTTTCTCTAAAAtcagaaaataataataataataataataataataataataatgtgacCGGCAATACTAGTGcaaaatgttttctaaaaaagtaGTCCAAAATGTGATTAtcaatataatttatttgttttcctcaaatttttttttatttgtatactGATTAGCTTTCCTTCCCTATGAGTACTAAATTTAgtacctaaatttttttttggtttagaagATGGTACATGATCAATTAGAGATGATTTTcaggatttaaaaaaatatcaagttaCATATTGGTAAATGATTGTgggttctttttctttatttatttatttttatttacaataccCAGGTCCAAGTAGGAATAAGGATTCTGGTCCTTATACTTGTTATTTGGTGGACTGGACTTGGTTCACCGTAGCTATATTGGGCTGATTACGAACTAAGTTGTGCACAAAACATGGATTTTACAACACATGCACATCcatacatacaaaatatatacgTATCGTACAGTAAAAGAATAGCAAAAAgacaatttaaaatattaggGACCCTTAGAATAATGAGTAATACTTCATTATTTCTTGAGTTTTTAAGTACATTAGGCCCTCTTTTTACTAGGATGTGTTACAAGGTCTAAATAAGTTCAAAAGTTAAAGATTTAGATAGCTCTTTGAGGCTTCTAAGACTTGTGAGGTTTGAATCGCTTTGAATCCAAGTGTATTCTTTAGTGTCTACCTCAGAATCCCTCACAGAATTTTCcctctttttcccttttttgaattctaaaagGGTTTTCTAAAGAATCTTTTTACTTTAATTCACTATTGCTGAATGGTTTTTGCTGATGACTTCACCCCCTTTTATAGTACCTTCCTAGCGTTTTTGGCGTACCACTAATTCCCTCCATTTGCTGCTTTGGGTATTAGAATTAATGTTATGTCAGCAACATTGGTGGCTGAtccttttctcattttctcactATATTCTTCTTTTGAGGTTTCTCTCCAAAGAATTCCTAGCTGACCTTCCTCTTTTGGGGGGTCCTAAGGGTtgacttttaactttttttttcaaggttttTAAAGAGGCTTTTCAGAACTTCCCTTTTGGCTGCCTCAtcctttgtatttttttctctaaataggCAGATTCTCTCTGTTAGGCTGAAAGATTCCCAGCCACCTTCCTTTATGGTTCACCTTGTTGCTCTTCATGAGGTACTAGACTTCCCTTCATAGGTGCTAGTTCTTAAGTCATAAGCTGTTTCCAAAATCTTTTCTTCTGAGTTGCAGACGGTTGATGGGACATGCCTTTCTTTGTTATTTGTGCCCATGAGCATGCTTACTTGAGTTGTCCAACTCCCAGCTGATTGTTTCCTACATTTCCCGAGACTTTTGTGGTTCTGGTAGTTCCAAGCTATCCTGGTTCAGTCATTTTCTGAGCTCTTAGAAAACTCTTCTTACAAAGGCTGGGCCaaactttctttttccttttcctttctttttaagGCCCCAAAACTTACCCATTCATAAGCTTGTGCTtccttttatctattttaaatgGGTTTTGGCTCAACCGATTGTGCATTTTCTATCTTTAAGAGctcattagttttttatttattattttttttttatttcaatatttgtaatattttggaCCTCAATAATGATTcaattaagatatattttaaaaataattattattcattttcacTTATTTATATGTTATTTAAAGATTTTCAAGATTTGAAAAATTATCGGTTGAGCTCAATTGAATCAGAaaacaaatcttaatttttattgataatcaGAAAACAAATCTAATGCGTAGTGATGAATGATGATTgagtaattagtatttttttggaAAGGAAAAAGGACAACGTTTTCTCTCATGGAGCAAGGTATTGCGGTCATTTCaatagaaagttttttttttttttttgacaatccATAGAGTGTCCTTTCATTTTCTAGTCTATTATTAACCACAATTAAGTCCCCATTATGATAAGGTCACCatcaaaaagccaagtttgCTTACGTAGCATTAgtgaaaaatatcacaaaacGCGTGCATCCAAAACATCCCAACGCAATTTACCACAACAGTAATGAAACGGACACGTGCCAGTCGATAAAATAGGAGAGGTCGGTGGTGTCACAAATTGCACAAGGATTTTTTAATAGAGTTTGAGGTTGGTGTAACACGTGGCACATGCACAAAACTCAGATCCGATCAGATCGAAAAAGTAGTCCCGAGAAAATAGCCGCGTCGTACTGAATCAAATCCTGCAAGTAGTTCCTCAAATCCCTCACACGTTGGCAAACTGGCTCGTAGGTCTAGGAACTCAGTGGTTACCGGAACCTCCAGTTCACAGTCCACAGTACACTTTGATTTTTCACGGTTTTAACCAACCGTACCACCcctgatatttttttattagagctACTAGCCACTAGTTAACTCGCTTTGTATATATAGCGCCtgagagagaggcagagagaatTGTATTTTGGCTCTGAGGCCTCGTCGCAAATCGTTGACGGAGCTTagccggaaaaaaaaaaaaatttcatcgaAACCCGTGAAGAATTTTTTGAAGCTTTCACACTGGGATCTTACTTTCTCATCGATTTTCACATAAAGCGTGAGTGATCTTGGGTTTTGCTTTCCGATCCGATTTTCATGGAAAATAATCATTGGCCATGGAAATGAGcttttttataagtattataGAGCTGGAAATGTTTGCTTGTACATTAAAATTCTGGGTTTTCTTTGGGTTAATTGCTTGAATagtttactaatttttttcGTTTCATTGATTTTTCAGGTCAGTGAATTTAAAGGGAggcttttgttgttgttgttgttaattttCTGATCGGATTGAAAAGAATTATCGAGATTTCAGATTCGTGAAAGTGAAATTCTAGGAATTCAATTCCTTTTGTTAAATCAAAACCACTCTCTGGGGTTTAAAATGGGAGTGAAAGTAGCTACGACCTGTTTGCAATGGTCGCAGCCGATTGTTTCTCATTCTCCATCCCCATCTCAAGCTCTAGCATCCGTAGTTTCATCTCCTTCGAGACGACGACGAAGCCACCGTGCCGATGGTGGAGCTCTCGTGTGCCGGTACGTGCAGAGATTGGACCGATCGGCTCTACTCGGAACCGGGCTCACTAATTTGTACCGGACCCGGTCAGGCGACTATCAGAAACCGAAATTTCGGACCTTGAAAAGAGCTTGCAGTGCCAGTGCCAGCTTCGATGCCTTTTCGGACGAAGAATTTTCGAAGAAGATTCAAGAATTAGCACTCAGATTCCAGCTTTCCGACGATGAAAGTACCTCCCTGGATTCTGAATCTGAGATCATTCCCAATGAAATTATCGCCGATAGTAGCGTcaaatttttaatgaatcagAGCACGGTGGAGCCTCCGTGGCCCGAAATTCCACCGGATTGGGTCGGAAGAGACGAGATTATTCCGGCGAGTATCGAGCGAAAAGCGAACAGCGTGGATCTTCCGCTCTCGCTTCGAATGATAAAGCGAAAGATGCAATGGCAGGAAGGGTTTAGAGATGTAGGAGAATCGGCTTATTCTTCGGTGAAGAAAGCGTTCTCGTCGATGGTTTTTATAATCAGAGAGCTTCACAGCTACACTTTACAGATGAGAGAGTTTTTGTTCTACGAAGACTTGCAAGAAATTCTCGTTCGTGTTCAGAAGGAGATGCACGCTTCGTTCGTGTGGCTGTTTCAGCAAGTGTTTTCTCATACACCAACTCTCATGATGTACGTAATGATTCTATTAGCGAATTTCACTGTCCATTCCATGGGCCACAACGCTGCGATTGCAGCTTCACTACCACAAGTTGGGTCTCAAATGGAATCCATGGTCGAAATTCAAGACCAGAAGCACCAGAAATTTGATTCATCGACAATTAAGACCTTTTCAGCTTCGTCTTCGAGTGGTAAAATGACTTCGATTGGAGGAAACAATGGCGGCGGCGGGAAGGTACGGCCAATTGCTAGTGGGACCGACGGTGATGGTGGGTTTGACGGGTCGAATCAGTACCGTACCGTTTTGCCAGatgggtcttcttcttcttcttcttcttctcaattgTCCTCTTATGGAACCACAAGAGAGGCGGCAGAGTCAGAGACCAGAGAAGAAGAGGTGAACCTTTGGAATTCTATTGTGGAAGAGGCTTCAGAAATGCAGGCCTCGTTGAGAGACAAAGCTCTCGATCAAGAAACTATGCAACGATTCGTTTCGCCTGTGAGGGCTCAGATTGAAGCAGATAATGATTACGCTGATTATTTCAGAACAGAGCTGCTTTATCAAGTGGGTCTGGTCCAGGACCCCAACAATCCTCTTCTTCTTGCTAATTACGCTCAGTTCCTCTACGTTGTTGCCCATGATTATGACAGGTACacatttaatttttcattatagTAATTTATTAGAAGTTGTTCATGGCGTTGCAATCTCGGTTTTTAGTTAAGTTGGTGGGTGATTAAGATTTGACGGTGTATGTTTAGTTTTGTAACAGAGCCATGTTTAAGTTAGGGAGACCTTGCTTGCATTTTCGATCCACTTTTTGTCGCCTTTGCTTTGTATTGTTGATGGGGGAAATGTGTGCTGTGGTGTGGTGTCCTCGTTTCCCTTTCTAGGAAAATAATCACTATTCAATTCAAACACGTTCCTCGTCACCTTCTTTGTGTGATTTCCACGCGCTTCTCACAGAGAAAGATCTTCTTTTGcattattataaaaatcttacaaaaagaaaaagttgactTTGATTTGTCTTGGAGCTTTTTGTTTTGACGAATCTGAGATTATCATGAGTTAGTTTTATCAGGTACTTATAAGACCCACATGAGATTTTTAGCTTAATTAGCTGCTGTGCTgactatgtttttgtttatttattaaatgttaaaacaGAGCGGAAGAGTATTTCAAGAAGGCAGTAGGAGTCGAGCCACGAGATGCAGAGGCATGCAACAAGTATGCAACCTTTTTGTGGAAAGTGAAGAATGACTTATGGGCTGCCGAGGAGACCTTTCAAGAGGCCATTGATGCTGATCCAAACAACTCTTCCTATGCAGCTAGTTATGCTCACTTCCTTTGGAACACGGGTGCCGAAGACACTTGTTTCCCTCTTGGCTCCTTAGACAACAACACCCAAGAAGattaaatttcaaacaaaaaaaacaaaaacaaaaacaaaaaaaaagaagaagaagaaaaagggatAGTTTCCCACCTACCATACCTCCTCCACCACCCCAGTTTTGTTTCCCACCTCTTAACTCGGAATTTgttgttataataataaaatctgcacagaaaaaaggaaaaaatatatgacAGAGAATttcatgttgttttcttttttcggCGTTttctctttgttgtttttattaatttatttgtgaggGAAAATCTTGTTGGGTGATTGGAATGGGGATTTGGGGTTGGGTTGGGCTGGGCTGGGCTGGGCTGGTGATCAGCGGTGGCGTTTGGAAGCGAGTGTGTGCACGTGGCCAATAGTGTGGATTGGGCACATGCACCGCAAATCGGAATCAATGGCGGTGTGTTTGTGGGGTTGGCTTCCCGTGTCTTCTGGCTTCTGCTCTCGAGATCTATGGGTAGAACTTGGACCGATGGGAATGCTTGCTTGAATCGggtttttgctttcttttgcaCAGATTATTTATTAACCTTTTGGTGACACCACAATCACATGGAAAAGTGTAATTACTAATTACCCTCTTGTTCATATATGcaatttgaaattagaaaaaCAGAAAAGAGCAATATAGTCGATTTTAGCAAAGCTTATATATGGTTTTGATACTCAACTTTTGGGAACGGTTTCATTTTGGCTTTCacaaaatgttttgttttaatttaatccttattttaaaataaatgtgtTTTATAGTTATCATTGTTAACTAATAAGTTGTTGATATGGCTAATGGAATATTTATTCATCACTTtttaatgatgaaaaaaaatcacGATAACAacttaaatgagaaaaaaaaaaagagtatataaTTGTTGGTATTACttttcactttatcaacaatcTCATTATAGTAAAAGATCTAGTATTCAATCTCtgtctacactaaaaactgattggtattttggtttgataatcgacgttataagttgaaattttttttttttttataaccttCACTGTAAACCTCTCATAGCTCATCAAAGTCGTTcctaaaataaagaaacatattATTATCCTTCTCTCCATCAACAATCTCACTATAAACCTCTCGTGGTCCATCAAAGTATtcctcaacccaaaaaaaaaatataataataataaagtcaTTCTCAACACTAATCAAATAGCGTACcataaaatcttgaaatcttGATTGTCGCTTATCCTCTAACTCATGCCTTTACAGTGAcagttttagaaatttttggTAGGGTGGTCACTAaccaaatttaataaagagacaatttcaatatattaatgtcataaaaaaaaacatgcaaatacataaaatattaccatGTATTaacaaagagaataagaaaaaaaaaaaactaataaaagataaagtgcaaattgaaaatactgATATGAGAATAACAGAGTAaccacaataattttataacaaatcttatgcAATAAGTTGTTAGCctgttattggtgggtaaaacatgtaaatattGAACCcgaattagaattagtaatagCTTACCATgtagaatttattgtaaaatgttgtgaatgtagcattattcttatatttattgaactcAAATTCTTATGAGTCACAAGTAAAAgtgttcaacatttttattagagtggttaaaatatgttaatttaataaataatatattttttaaaaatatatatatacaatattttcaagTAGGGTGGTCCAgaacatattaattttatataattttttttgcatatataattttttttttttgacaagtgagGGACCACCCTTACCTATAAGTAGTGCCGCCAGTGTTTATGGGCCACTCTATGATTGGTAACGTGAccagaaaaaggaaagaatggAGTACTTAGAGAAAGAAGGGAGACAAGATTGAGAGATTAACAATCGTGAGAGATTAACAATCGATAGAGATGCTAGAATAAAGGTTATTTTAGTTCATCTTTatccttgatatttttttcctttgaagttTAGGAAGAAAGATAGGGTATTTAACGTGGGTATTTTATGTGAATAGTCACTTGGCTATTTTTGTCTgtttatagtgtttttttttttttgtggcaatTAAGTGATACATAAGCAATTCATTAACTATGTTAGCAATTTGTCAAAGgccttgtagttgaattgacatcttctcatgtacaaagtgcttgggggtttAGGGGAGAAAATGGTTCGAGTTgcggggttagcagcatgttataattatttttcaaaaaaaaaaaaaaaaaactatgttagTGATTCCCTTTAATCAAGTGACGGTAAGGATAACAATGAAACATAGTTCAAAAGAGCAaggattaaaaagaaaaagaccaaaAATTGCAAATACACATTAAAAGTTTTggataattttgaattttccttctaaagtttcaaaattttgatatgcTTTCCTAATATTAGTATTTATTTGGAATTGCTCCCTTCCATCCATGAGCCATGATGAGGTATCCGTTAAGTAACAAATCTTGAAAGCCATGTAAGatattatttggaaaaaaaaaatttattttgatttttacaatattattttttgctctctctctctctctctgagatcCATAGTCCCTCTCACAAATATCTCATATCAACGTTAGAAACCATTTTGATCCAAAAATCTAATATCATAATCATTTTTCCTGTTTCTCTCACTCTTGATCCCCCAAATGATACCATGTTGGAGAATCTTGGCCGTTGATGTAGGcccatcatcatcagattggcGAGGAGACTCTAGAAGATTCTGTAATGTCTGGATTAGGATCCAGTGCAATATCTAGGATATTGCACCCGGTGCAATTCACCtatttccttcacaaatttatttttactttttactttttttttttttttttttatacttttttaaaacttttttcttaatcttttttaatcaatagttgagattgaaagttgcttTTTGCAACTATCAATCTTAACCATTGATAGTAATTGCATCAGGTGCAATACCCTAGGTATTGCACCTGATCTCAATTCGTAATTTCTCTAATAGGGTTGGAGGGACTAGTTGACCTTGGATGCACTTAACAAATCTGTCTAAGGTTGGGGTTTTAACTTAGGCGTGGTCATCTAGCATTGTCTCCATAGGTCACTTCCAACTCTCATTCTTCAAATATAAAACCCTATATCTCATACACAATGTTgagttatttagaccccttaaaacacaattggattaacctagttaacaagccaagttattacttagtccaaattccagatctaggttaacacaatcatataatcatatcaatgtaaagtgcggaataaaaaacacaaagatatgatgacccaagaaaaccaaacctgtaaaaaacctggggaggatttaacctagctatcctcaaggtaaacctgaatccactatgaaagaatcgaaatttgtacaatagcgatttagaccactaacatcctattgctacccaccagtagaaaacttactaacacgaccacgtgcaagctccgagaccacgaactccttctttcttggattctccagcaagtacaagcactcccgcttgtatatcgttaaactcttatggcagcaactgaatgatcatcaaggtcttgacataatcttgattcttgataatcctaagcttgtgtgaaggcaaacacctctcagatctcacaagagattcacacaaacagcaatatgagcagcCTCAAAAACGTGgttagggtttgccttttatacctagggcaaaacataaaaccctacacgttaTATGGGTTTAGgactgagttggaaattctgcagaaaaaacaatctgcacgactttcgatcggtcgagtctaattcttgatcgatcgagccaggcagaaaTGCAgagtaacttctgcagttaactcgattccaattttacatgAATGGTATACTTTGAGCAAGtataaaacaagactaaacacctgttttgatcatgggttgccaacaatacacattagagttctaatacatcaGTTccaatacattagttcctaagtacttagaatcTAACACACAAAATCAATACTTCCTACCAACACGAATCGTTCTAAAGATTCAAAGCATGAAGAGTAGAGTCTTAAAGGGAATCCCCAAAAGTTTTAGGTTGGATTTGAAAATTGAGAGGATGAGGTTAaggtatgaaatttttttacttattactTAT
This region includes:
- the LOC142607711 gene encoding uncharacterized protein LOC142607711 is translated as MGVKVATTCLQWSQPIVSHSPSPSQALASVVSSPSRRRRSHRADGGALVCRYVQRLDRSALLGTGLTNLYRTRSGDYQKPKFRTLKRACSASASFDAFSDEEFSKKIQELALRFQLSDDESTSLDSESEIIPNEIIADSSVKFLMNQSTVEPPWPEIPPDWVGRDEIIPASIERKANSVDLPLSLRMIKRKMQWQEGFRDVGESAYSSVKKAFSSMVFIIRELHSYTLQMREFLFYEDLQEILVRVQKEMHASFVWLFQQVFSHTPTLMMYVMILLANFTVHSMGHNAAIAASLPQVGSQMESMVEIQDQKHQKFDSSTIKTFSASSSSGKMTSIGGNNGGGGKVRPIASGTDGDGGFDGSNQYRTVLPDGSSSSSSSSQLSSYGTTREAAESETREEEVNLWNSIVEEASEMQASLRDKALDQETMQRFVSPVRAQIEADNDYADYFRTELLYQVGLVQDPNNPLLLANYAQFLYVVAHDYDRAEEYFKKAVGVEPRDAEACNKYATFLWKVKNDLWAAEETFQEAIDADPNNSSYAASYAHFLWNTGAEDTCFPLGSLDNNTQED